A portion of the Acidisarcina polymorpha genome contains these proteins:
- a CDS encoding response regulator transcription factor — MRLLLVEDEIEIQGFLKRSLTEAGYQVDVAGNGKAGERLAAESHHDIFIIDLGLPDEDGISLILRLRQLGVNAPVLILSARRTVDDRVHGLEQGGGDYLTKPFAMAELLARLRNLLRRKASAPPEATRLRVLDLELDLLRREATRGGETLSLTPQEFVLLEYLCRNAGRVVTRSMILDQVWGMRIQPDTNVVDVHIYRLRGKVDAEGRRPLIRTLRGVGYVLKDR; from the coding sequence ATGCGTCTGCTGTTGGTGGAAGACGAGATCGAAATCCAGGGATTTCTGAAGCGCTCTCTGACCGAGGCCGGATATCAGGTCGATGTCGCCGGCAACGGCAAGGCCGGGGAGCGACTCGCAGCGGAAAGCCACCACGACATCTTCATCATCGATCTTGGCCTGCCCGACGAGGACGGCATTAGTTTGATTCTGCGGCTTCGTCAACTCGGAGTGAATGCCCCGGTGCTCATTCTCTCCGCGCGGCGGACGGTAGACGACCGGGTGCACGGGCTAGAACAGGGCGGCGGGGACTATCTCACCAAGCCCTTCGCCATGGCAGAGCTGCTGGCGCGGCTGCGCAATCTGCTCAGGCGCAAGGCCTCCGCGCCTCCCGAGGCGACCCGCCTGCGGGTGCTCGATCTCGAACTAGACCTGCTTCGCCGCGAGGCCACGCGGGGCGGCGAAACTCTGAGCCTCACTCCGCAGGAGTTCGTTCTGCTGGAGTATCTGTGCCGAAATGCGGGACGAGTCGTCACCCGTTCGATGATCCTCGATCAAGTGTGGGGCATGCGCATCCAGCCGGACACCAATGTGGTCGATGTGCATATCTACCGGCTGCGCGGCAAGGTGGACGCCGAGGGGCGTCGACCGCTGATCCGAACGCTGCGAGGAGTGGGTTATGTTCTCAAAGATCGGTAA
- a CDS encoding ATP-binding protein translates to MFSKIGKTTMRSAAWRISLWATLAFACGTMVVFVFLHRFVSKDIQRRSDAWLSGEVEVLGDVAARTRKDALYGRVVGEVAELASREVPNRLLSSQGQNDSVFFLQTGADGSLALWVGAGNGVAYLDAIRHGRRVTDTPTDLRVDAFDIPFRVASVAVGDGTRIYLGLSERDERRLLRSLRFRFLLLWLAIVLIGAAIVFYTTRRMLGHVRGITEAASRIGESDLRSRVPTSRRKDEIAQLASTLNTMLDRIENSVHQLHTITDSLAHDLRSPLTAVRAKLEMALTGGAGEEAESVVTAIEELDRVTDFLNKSLDVAEAKADALRLDRVAIDLDQLLRSMVDLYEPSMSERGLRIQLRSAERVEIWADSGLLHRMIANLFDNELKHLPPSSTVAIALRAEEGRAILLVEDDGPGFAPEIAAHIFERRVKGPQSNGHGLGLAFVEAVARAHGGSTEAANRIDGGARLIVTLPLFSGQRKENSCSVALLSLSATK, encoded by the coding sequence ATGTTCTCAAAGATCGGTAAGACGACCATGCGCAGCGCGGCTTGGCGCATATCGCTCTGGGCGACGCTGGCCTTCGCCTGCGGCACGATGGTGGTTTTTGTCTTTCTTCATCGATTCGTATCGAAGGACATCCAGCGACGCAGCGACGCTTGGCTTTCGGGCGAAGTGGAGGTGCTCGGCGATGTCGCCGCACGAACCCGCAAAGACGCGCTCTACGGACGCGTCGTTGGGGAAGTCGCCGAGCTCGCCAGCCGCGAGGTTCCGAACCGGCTTCTTTCCAGTCAGGGACAGAACGATTCGGTCTTTTTCCTCCAAACGGGCGCTGACGGCTCTCTAGCATTATGGGTGGGGGCCGGGAACGGCGTCGCGTATCTCGACGCGATCCGGCACGGCCGACGAGTGACCGACACGCCGACCGACTTGCGCGTCGACGCCTTCGATATCCCTTTTCGGGTGGCGTCGGTCGCAGTAGGCGACGGCACCCGCATCTATCTTGGCTTGTCGGAAAGAGACGAGCGCCGGCTGTTGAGGAGCCTGCGGTTCCGCTTCCTTCTTCTCTGGCTGGCGATCGTGCTGATTGGCGCGGCCATTGTCTTCTACACGACTCGCCGGATGCTGGGGCATGTGCGCGGGATCACCGAAGCAGCGTCGCGAATTGGCGAATCCGATCTGAGAAGCCGAGTGCCCACCTCGCGCAGAAAGGATGAGATCGCCCAGTTGGCTTCCACGCTCAACACCATGCTGGACCGCATCGAGAACTCCGTCCATCAACTGCATACCATCACCGACTCGCTCGCCCACGACCTTCGCAGCCCGTTGACTGCGGTGCGGGCCAAACTGGAGATGGCCCTTACCGGAGGAGCGGGCGAAGAAGCGGAAAGCGTGGTAACGGCGATCGAGGAACTCGATAGGGTGACCGATTTTCTGAACAAGTCGCTTGATGTCGCCGAAGCCAAGGCGGACGCGCTGCGGCTCGACCGCGTCGCGATCGACCTAGACCAATTGCTGCGATCGATGGTTGACCTGTATGAGCCGTCCATGTCCGAACGAGGACTCCGGATTCAACTTCGCAGCGCGGAGCGGGTCGAAATATGGGCAGACTCCGGCCTGCTGCATCGCATGATTGCCAACCTCTTCGACAATGAGCTGAAGCACTTGCCGCCCTCCTCGACCGTGGCGATCGCCTTGAGGGCGGAGGAGGGGCGAGCGATTCTCCTGGTCGAAGACGACGGCCCCGGCTTTGCGCCCGAGATCGCCGCCCATATCTTCGAGCGGCGCGTGAAGGGGCCGCAATCGAACGGCCACGGGCTCGGCCTGGCTTTCGTCGAGGCTGTGGCGCGCGCCCACGGCGGCTCCACCGAGGCTGCCAACCGAATTGACGGCGGCGCTCGTCTCATCGTTACCCTGCCGCTGTTTTCCGGGCAGCGAAAAGAAAACTCATGCTCGGTGGCGCTCCTCTCATTGAGCGCGACCAAATAG